A stretch of the Lactuca sativa cultivar Salinas chromosome 9, Lsat_Salinas_v11, whole genome shotgun sequence genome encodes the following:
- the LOC111904976 gene encoding uncharacterized protein LOC111904976 isoform X2: MGGIGMPVVNSSLKPPAPARGIDVFVAAVPLTATKGAPQLLMSTAYSFSLSWDLQHFMVLTSSADLPSQVMVFDFQPQDPESIYAALAAISGRKIPGVLQTRMMKKLPKTKCWKVGSCKVDVVDAIHKFNSNWDTDLIIGRHDCRHYTNVECLTGKKYVLDRLRTRQTSIA; encoded by the exons ATGGGTGGCATTGGGATGCCGGTGGTTAATTCGTCCCTAAAGCCACCAGCACCGGCGAGAGGGATTGATGTGTTCGTGGCGGCAGTGCCATTAACAGCCACCAAGGGTGCGCCGCAGTTACTTATGTCGACCGCctactctttctctctttcttggGATTTACAGCACTTCATGGTCCTCACTTCCTCCGCTGATCTTCCTTCTCAG GTAATGGTTTTTGATTTTCAACCTCAAGATCCTGAAAGTATATATGCAGCACTTGCAGCTATATCAGGAAGAAAAATACCAG GAGTTTTGCAAACGAGGATGATGAAGAAATTGCCCAAGACTAAATGCTGGAAAGTTGGATCTTGtaaagttgatgttgttgatgCAATACACAAGTTTAATAGTAATTGGGATACTGATCTTATTATTGGTCGACATGATTGTCGACATTACACAAATG TGGAATGTCTCACAGGCAAGAAGTATGTGCTGGATAGATTAAGAACAAGGCAAACCAGTATTGCTTGA
- the LOC111904977 gene encoding uncharacterized protein LOC111904977 produces MLRVLAMMRRNMKKSTKVADESMFGEGNGIEIPVIPHHTRQGWNGLSLIYSIVKAPLSLLSCLSSHPHGGADGIWVSGEFSRVSEINHLMVNDSMRYAILM; encoded by the coding sequence ATGTTGCGGGTATTGGCGATGATGAGGCGAAATATGAAGAAGAGCACAAAAGTAGCCGATGAGAGCATGTTTGGAGAAGGGAATGGAATCGAGATTCCGGTTATACCTCACCATACAAGACAAGGGTGGAATGGTCTTTCTCTTATTTACAGCATTGTAAAAGCACCACTCTCGCTTCTATCATGTCTATCTTCTCACCCGCATGGTGGAGCTGATGGAATCTGGGTTTCCGGGGAGTTTTCACGGGTATCAGAGATTAATCATCTTATGGTCAATGATAGCATGCGATATGCAATCTTGATGTGA
- the LOC111904976 gene encoding uncharacterized protein LOC111904976 isoform X1, translated as MGGIGMPVVNSSLKPPAPARGIDVFVAAVPLTATKGAPQLLMSTAYSFSLSWDLQHFMVLTSSADLPSQVMVFDFQPQDPESIYAALAAISGRKIPGVLQTRMMKKLPKTKCWKVGSCKVDVVDAIHKFNSNWDTDLIIGRHDCRHYTNGLVECLTGKKYVLDRLRTRQTSIA; from the exons ATGGGTGGCATTGGGATGCCGGTGGTTAATTCGTCCCTAAAGCCACCAGCACCGGCGAGAGGGATTGATGTGTTCGTGGCGGCAGTGCCATTAACAGCCACCAAGGGTGCGCCGCAGTTACTTATGTCGACCGCctactctttctctctttcttggGATTTACAGCACTTCATGGTCCTCACTTCCTCCGCTGATCTTCCTTCTCAG GTAATGGTTTTTGATTTTCAACCTCAAGATCCTGAAAGTATATATGCAGCACTTGCAGCTATATCAGGAAGAAAAATACCAG GAGTTTTGCAAACGAGGATGATGAAGAAATTGCCCAAGACTAAATGCTGGAAAGTTGGATCTTGtaaagttgatgttgttgatgCAATACACAAGTTTAATAGTAATTGGGATACTGATCTTATTATTGGTCGACATGATTGTCGACATTACACAAATG GATTAGTGGAATGTCTCACAGGCAAGAAGTATGTGCTGGATAGATTAAGAACAAGGCAAACCAGTATTGCTTGA